The following proteins are encoded in a genomic region of Dasypus novemcinctus isolate mDasNov1 chromosome 3, mDasNov1.1.hap2, whole genome shotgun sequence:
- the LOC131277912 gene encoding ferritin heavy chain, with translation MTTTSPSQVRQNYNQDSEAAINRQINLELYASYVYLSMSYYFDRDDVALKNFAKYFLHQSHEEREHAEKLMKLQNQRGGRIFLQDIKKPERDDWESGLNAMECALHLEKRVNQSLLELHKLATDKNDPHLCDFIETHYLNEQVKSIKELGDYVTNLRKMGAPDSGLAEYLFDKHTLGSSDES, from the coding sequence ATGACGACCACATCCCCGTCGCAGGTGCGCCAGAACTACAACCAGGACTCGGAGGCCGCCATCAACCGCCAGATCAACCTGGAGCTCTACGCCTCTTACGTCTACCTGTCGATGTCTTACTACTTTGACCGTGATGATGTGGCTTTGAAgaactttgccaaatattttcttcaccaatCTCATGAGGAGAGGGAACATGCTGAGAAACTAATGAAGCTGCAGAACCAACGAGGTGGCAGAATCTTCCTTCAGGATATCAAGAAACCAGAACGAGATGACTGGGAGAGCGGATTGAATGCAATGGAGTGTGCATTACACTTGGAAAAAAGGGTGAATCAGTCACTACTGGAACTGCACAAACTGGCTACTGACAAAAATGACCCCCATTTGTGTGACTTCATTGAGACCCATTACCTGAATGAGCAGGTGAAGTCCATCAAAGAACTGGGTGACTACGTAACCAACCTGCGCAAGATGGGGGCCCCGGATTCTGGCTTGGCAGAGTATCTCTTTGACAAGCACACTCTGGGAAGCAGTGATGAGAGCTAA